The genome window ATTGACAGGACTCAGCACTGAAACAGTTGTCGTCGCAGGTGGTGGCGATGCTCAGCTTGGATGTATTGGCATGGGAGTAATTGGCGAAGGGAGCGCGGCTATTCTAGGTGGAAGCTTCTGGCAATATGAATACACAACCAAAAACATGCAGATTGATGACAAATGCAGGGTACGAATTAACTGTCATGCTGTTCCAAATACGTGGCAGTACGAAGCAATTGCTTTTTATCCCGGATTAGTGATGCGGTGGTTTCGTGATAGTTTTTGTGAGTTAGAGAAATATCTGGAAGAGCAAACTGGGGAAAGTATTTATTCACAAATGGAAAAACGTGCACGAAATGTATCAGTTGGCAGTAATGGAATGTTAAGTACCTTCTCCGATAAAATGAATTACATTTCCTGGAAGCATGCTGCACCTAGTTTCATAAATTACAAGCTTGATTCGGAACGATTTAATAAGGCAACATTTTACCGATCCATTATGGAAAATGCTGCCTTTGTAACAAAAGGAAATATTGACTTAATAAATGAAATTACGGATACGTCGCCGAAGGAAATTATATTCGCTGGCGGAGCATCGAAAAGTGAACTATGGTGCCAAATTATTTCAGATGTACTAAATACACCAATTAAGGTTCCCGTTGTCAGAGAATCAACAGCCCTTGGCGCAGCTATCTGTGCAGGTGTTGGCGCAAATATTTTTGATAGCTTTGATGATGCTATTTCTAAAGTTGTGAAATTCGAGAAAACATATTCCCCTATCAAGGAAAACCATTTAGTTTATATAGCGTTATATAAGAAATGGGAAGAAATCTATAAAAACCAACTAGAATTGGCTGATAAGGGGCTCACAGAGCATATGTGGATTGCACCAGGATTAAAATAATTTGAAGGAGTGTTGACAATGGGAATAGTAAATGAAAATGAGAGAGAATATCGTTTTGGTGATAGTGGGCCAAAGTATCTCATGCGGGGACCTAGAATGAACTTTGGAATTGTCGTATTGAAGCCTGGGCAGGATTTTACTGCGCATTATCACAATATAATGGAAGAAAATTTTTATATATTAGAAGGGGAACTCGAAATCCATATTGATCAAGAAGCTTTCCACTGTAAAAAAGGCGACTTCATCCACGTTGAACCAAAGAAGGTCCACTATTTAATTAATCGTGGTAACACAGATTTCAAAGCAGCATTCATGCTCGCTCCATATCAAGAAAAAGATAAGGTTGAAGTAGAATACCAGCCCTATCGTAAATAGACTGTGTTGGAGATGGGTTGATTGTATATGGATTGGGAGTGCTCCACAACATCCAATCTCATATTAGATAATTAAGGTTTAGCTCTGACTTTCGGTGACAGCCTTAGTTACACTGTTATATTTATTTTACTTAAAAAGAATCGGGGAGTGCCAGGCACTCTTTCACCCTGCACTCCCCGATATAAAGTGAAACTTTATTCAGTGGGGGTTCTTTTCAACCCCCACTGAATATTAGTTGAACCAATCGGGCCGTTATTGGCTGTTGATCTCCCACTTAGAAGTTTCGTGTTTACTCGATTCTTCAAGTGGGAGTCTTACAGCCAGTTACACTGCGATAAATTTATCTTATTAATTTCACGATTTCATTTCTTACATTTTCATTAATTGCTACGTTTCCACCAAGGAAATATAGATTTGGCCTTGTAGAGATGCGTCCATTCAGCCATGCTTTTGTTTCTGCAGGAAGTTTATTAGCTTGTGTTAGAACGATTGGTGCTTCTAATTTCGCTGCAAATGGAGATGCGGAAAGAGCATCTGCTGTTTCCATTCCTTGTGAGACTAAGAGTTTATCAATCGCTTTACTATCATAGAAAGTATTGATAATCGCGATATTCGTATCAAATCTTGACTTACCGAATACTCGCTTCACATTTGCTGAACCTACTAAACGCTGTAGCTCTGCTTCTGCGCTTTTCGATACTGCTAATTCTCCACCAATTATCGTGACCTTTTTAATATTATTATCTTGAATAAAGGTGCGTACTTCTTTGTTCAAGCTTTCTCCCCTGCTCCTTCCTGTAAGAAGGATTGGAATATTATTTTCACCTGCATATGGCGCGATTGCTAATGGATCCGAGGAATTCGAATCTCCAGTCGTGACGATAACTTCACTCACATTGCTATGCTCATCTACTTCTTTAGCAACCTTAGATGCTGTTTCAAATCTACTATATCCAGCAATACGGATTACTCGATTATTACCAAATTTTTGTTTAAGTTTATTTTCCACATCTTCTGAAATAACATTCTCCCCACCTAAAATATAAACAATACCAGTAGGGTTTAGTCGATTAAGTTCTCTTTCTACTGAAGCTGGCAATTCCTTCGTTTTCGTCAAAATCAATGGTGAGTCAAGTCCAGAGGCTAACACACTTCCTGTTAACGCATCAATTGGGTCATCCCCACGTCCGATTACAACAGAAGTTGGTTGGTCCCAATGCCAGCCATGGTTTGCAATGCTAACACTCGTATCGTAACGTGAGTATCCTTCTAAACGATGAACATCAATGTAGTCATTTTTATTCAAATAGCTAGATGATACCCATGCATTTTGCCCATTGCTTGTACGAATAGGGAGCCATACATATTGGTTGTACTTTGAATTGTTCCCTGCATAACCGCCAGTAATCGTCACTTTAGATCCTTTAGATAAGCTGCCAATGACATCACCATTAGGTGCATTTCGGATATTCAACGATTGTGCTGTTGTATATGCCGTATCTCCTTTTACAAGGGATTGGCTTGAATAATGCTGTGGTCCAGTAACTTTAAAATTGAGCGTTTCAAATCGTAACTGCCCATTTTCTAAAGTATATGGATCTAATAAATGAGTTGGAAAAGGATTAATATCGATTAAGGTATAATCATTGAGAAGTTCAAATACCTCTTCCTGATACGCTCCATATGGAGAGAATGGTCTTTCCAATGGGTTATTTCTTGGCAGCATTCCATTATATGCCATCACCGCGAAATACCAATTTTCAATTACTAACGGGTCATTATCATTAATTGTCGGAATAATACCGGAACGATGGAAACCCCATTTTTCATTTAAAATCTTGATTCCTTCTTGGATATTAAAACGAATATCCGTCTTTAATCTGTCTATGTATGCATCCTTTTCGGGACCATCTTTCATAAACCTATAGTCCGAAATTTGCATAATCCCAATGCCAATACAATCATAGCCAAGTTTTACATTCGTTCCATCATAATTATCACAAGCCTGGATTGACTTTGGAACGGATCCCCAGTACTGTTCCCAGCCGCTCTCTTGAAGGGCAATCGCCTTCACTATTTCTGGTGAAACATTCGCTTTTAGTGACTCTTCCGTTAAGATTTTATTAATCTCAGAAAAAGAAGGATTCTTTTTCGTTCCTTCTGCCTGCAATGCATTCGTTGCAAATTCGACTTGCTCTTCTTTACCTTTTCCTTCAACTACCTGATTATCAGTAATTGAGAATTCTTGTGTGATAATAGCAGAAGGCTCTGTTCGCGCATCATCTTCCTCATACTTCGGATACTTTAATGTAATCTTGTTTTCTGCAATTTCCAGTCGTGCACGTTCGTAAACTTCTGAAGTATACACTGTTTCGACAGCTGATTCATTTAGCTTTACTATTTCAAAGTAAAGGCCATTCGCTGAACCATCATGGCGATAGCTAATAATCGCATATTCTTGACCATCTGCATTCACCTTCTCAATACTTGTTACAGTGATCATGGAAAGCTCTTTATGGTATAGTTCTTGTCCATTGTCTGTAATCGAAAGCTCTGCGTTCATATCCTGGTTTGTAACGTGAACCTCTTTCGTTTCTGTTAACTGTTCCTTGGCTTCCCCAATACTAAAGTCAAATTCAGTCGCCTCTTCTGCACCTACATGCATCGGTAAAACGACAAAAATCGCAAGCATTGCAGCAAGTAAAACTAGCTGACTCTGCTTCTTCATAGCATGCATAAATATAATTCCTCCCCATTAGTTGCTTTAATATAAGAATACTAGAATATAGAAATAATATCCATATAATAATAGAAGGAAATGAAAAAGACTTATAGATTATGTATTGAAAATAATAAGGGATTTATGCGAATGACAACTTAAATTTAGGATATGAGGCACTCCTAATTCCATTTGAAGCGCCTCAAAAACTGATTTCAGACCGCATAAATCGACAAAAATCGGGGAGTGGACAGGCACCCTAAATCAATTTCCCCGGATTCAATCGATCATCCGGATCGATTGCGTTCTTCACTTTTCTCATCAAGTTTAGTTCCACTGGATTAATCATCTTTTCAAGGTAAGATTTCTTAATTATTCCAATTCCATGTTCAGCTGATGGTAAGCCACCTAGATTAGCAACCTTCTCATATAGATCAGCCAATAACGCTTCCCTCTTAGCTGTCCATATTTCCTGTTCCAAATCCTCCTTCATTAGAACGGTGTGGATATTCCCATCCCCTGCATGGCCAAAGTTTATTACTCTAATCCCATGCTTTCTCTGCAGTTCCTTCGTATAGCTAATCATTTCAGCAAAACGATTGATAGGAACAACCTCATCGAGCATCTCAAATTCGGTAAATTCCATTAGAGCAACTAGAATGTAGTCACGTAATTTCCAAGCTGATTTCTCTTGCTCTTTATTTAAAGTTAGTGCAGCGATTGCTTTATTTTGTACTAGTTGTTCGACCACCTTAACTCTTCTTGTAATCGATTGCATTTCATTGTCATCCAATGTCATCAGAACGTAAGCATCCCCTAGTTGTAATGGGAGCAGCTCTTTCGTAAACTTTTCGCTATATGCAATTGTTCCTCTCTCAAAAAGCTCTAATGCAGTCGGTTCAATTCCGTTTGATAGAATAGTTAATACACCGTCTGTCGCACTCGTTACAGAATCAAATGCAAGCAGAACGGACTGTTTATATTTTGGCAGCGGCAATACCTTCAGCTTGATCTGTGTGATAATTCCTAAAGTACCCTCTGAACCAATCAAAAGGTTTTTCAAATCATAGCCAGAGCTGCTTTTTATATTTAAACTTCCTAATTCAACGGTTTCACCTGTAGGCATAACAACCTCCATAGCCCGTACATAATCACGTGTGGTTCCATACTTCACCGCACGCATGCCACCTGCATTTGTCGCGACATTTCCACCAATCGTCGAATGCTTCGATCCTGGATCAGGCGGATAAAAGTAGCCACGACTTTCTACATATTCTTGAATTTCAGAAAGAAGGACACCCGGTTCAACGGTAAGTGTCATCGTCGCCTCATCCAACTCAATTATTTGCTTCATTTGACTGACATCAATTATCAGCTCATTGCCATGAATTGGTACTTGTGCACCTGCAACGCCTGTTCCAGCACCTCGGGCAATGATTTTCAAATCCTGTTCGATTGCATAGTTTACGAGTTTCCTAACTTCATCTGTAGTCTTCACTAATGCTACTGCCTGCACATCAACAACATCTGTAACATACGCATCCTTTTTATATACATCTGAAATCTGTTCCCCTAGGAGTAATCTCTCTGAATCATTAATAATTGTTTGTAAAGACATGATAATTCCTCCCCTAAAATTTGTATAAACATAATTTTCATGCATGATAGCTGCAACATTACTTAACCGTGACAACCATTTCAGCAATCCCCTTAATCCTTCTCCGCAACCTCATACGCCCCTAACCAATACCCAAACGTCTTCACCCACTCATAGAAAATTGTTTGAATCTCCCAGCCTTCCATTAAAAAGTCATTTTTCAAGTATGGTGCAGCGACAAATGTCAATTCGATTCCAGTATTTTCATAGACTTTACTAAAGATATACCTTACCCTACGCATATGAAAATCGGATGAAATGATGATTGCTGAAGTTAATTGTTGTTCTTTCATTTTTTCCAGTGCATAAATTGCATTCGTATGCGTGCTTATCGCTCTTTCCTCTAAAATTAATTTGTCTTCTGGTATCCCGAGTTCGATAGCCTCTTGGGCGGTTGCCCATGTATCATTAGAGTTAGTAAGCATCAGCTGATCTGCATTTCCCTCTTTGAATAATGCTGCACCCTTTTCGAGTCTGCCCGGACCACCACTTAAAACAATGATTACATCCGCTTTCTTTGGTCGCTCATTAACGATCAAAAATCTTCTAGCCAAAAGAAACAAAAGCTGAATGCCAAATAATGTGGTGATGATGTAGCTTAATCTTTTTAACATTTTCAATGTATAACAACGCTCCCTGTATAAATTAATGCTAATTCATTCATTACTATGCCAATCATACCATATGTAAGCGGAAACACTGTTATGTTTTAGTCGTAAAATAATCAAATTGAACAGCCAAATTTAAAACCACCCTAACACGCAAAGTGTCAGGGTGGTTGTTGTAGTATTATTGTAGGGAATGATGCGAATCCAACTCCAAATGTTCATCTTACAGAATATTCATAGGAATTCTACTTTCCTTCAAAAATAAATTTATCATTTTGATCAAATAAATCATGAACATTTTCAATAATATACGGTGTATACTTTCGCAATGTATCTTCCGTACCTACACCAGATAATACACCGACTCCTAGTCTGCCATGTCTGGAAAACTCCATATCCACTACGGAATCGCCGACATGGATTACTTCATTTTTCTCTAAGTGGCAAGCATTACAAAATGCTTGCATCGCCTCTATGTTTGGCTTTCTCTCATAATTACTGGCTGTTCCAATAAAATCTACATGCTCACGGATTCCTAAATATCGCAATGTATAATCTGTAATATCATAGTTATCTGCCGTAACGATACCAATTGTAAAGTTATCTTGTTTTAACTTTTCAAAGAGCTTGCGTATATCGCCAATAGCTTTGATATTATTGCTATTTCTCACCGTTTCTTCGTATAAAAATGTGTTAATTTTTTGATGTACTTGCTGCTGATCTGCGTGAAGAACTGTTGCAATAGTCGCTGACATTTGTTCTGATGTACCGGAAGCGAGGATGCTGTCTTCTCTCACCTGATGTCCTTCAAGTCCAATCAAATTGGCAATCTCTTCACATTTCTGTGCATAATCTGTGTTTGCATATTCTTTAACTAATGTATGAATCATTTCATATGTGGACTCGACCCATAATGAATTAAATTCAATTAAGGTTCCATCCTTATCAAATAAGATGCCTTTAATCATTTATTTGATCCTCTACCAGTTCAAGCAGTTCGCCCCATTTTTTCATTGTTGGCTGTTTTTCGCCAAAATAGATTGGATTGGAAAAGCCATAAAAGCTTCCATCAGCAAAACGGACATCAACTCTAACCCAATGAAAGCCTGGGTCATTATTAAAATCATACGCACATTCAGAACGATTGCCATCTTCTCTCGCAACGATTTCTCCGTCGATTACCCATTCAAAATAAATGGCTTCATCGGTTTCTACAGAGGCTGTTGCAACACCTTTATTTTGGGAACATTGATTACCAGAGATAAGATCATCAATCCCGAATTGCACACGCTCTCCTCTTGAAACTGTAACATTTCCTTTTTTCAACGCTTTTACAACATTAGCTGCTGTAAGCTGGTCGCAATAAACAAATGTGCCTGGGTCACCAATTAATGAAGGAATATCGCTCCCATCATAAGTTTCATCGGGTTTCAAATGAGAATCTGATCCACCAATTCCGGTAATCTGATAGCCATCATTTAATAATTTATTCCAAGCGAGTAACGCAAATTCGGTCGCCTGTTTATTAAATGGATAGGTCGGATCATTACAAATTTCCATCGTATCTACCTTATCTAAAGGTGTTTCCTTCAATAACCACTTCCATTCCGTTAAAAATGGATGGTTGATTGAAATGATCGAATCATCACCATAATGATGATTGATAATCTTGTTCATGCCTTCCTCTGTCTCCATATCCGCTAATCGTTGCTTTGTGAAAGGCGAGGTCAATGTTGAAATAATATTAAAATGTCCCAAAGGAGCCGTTACTTCTACGCCAGGAATGACTAGAATATCCGTCCTGTCAAACCAAGAGGTAGGAACGATATTATGGTCTGTTGCTACAAAGAAATCGAGCTTTTGGTTTGCTGCACTTTGCATATTCTCTTTCCTCGTCATCTTGCCGTCTGTATAAATTGTATGTGTATGGAAATCTCCCTTATACCATGCTTTTTCAGCGTTAAATATTAATTCCTTATCATAGGCGTTAAGTTGAAATGTTGCTGTCTCGCCATCATGCCACGAGTATAAATCGCCCAAAACAGCAGTTTCCAGTTCAGCATCAAATAATATGGTACAAGTGGCCCAATCGGTTAATGCCGTTACATCGTCTTTGGTGATTACGGCAAAATCAATTGTCCACTCCCCTGCTTTAACAGGTCCAGAAATGGTATTGGCCGATGTATTTTCACGTTCATTATGGACTGTGACAGGTTGTGGCGTCATCCCCCGAACATATTGAGCTCTTAATTCCTTTTTCTCATCGTATACCATATACGTTAACCATAGTGCCTGTTCCGTTTCGATTTGAAACGAAACGGAAGAGACATTATCTGGTACATTAAAGGTAAATGCTTGGTTTAATTTATTGCTCGTTATATCTTGGTTGATCTTTAATTCAATCATTGTCTTGTTTTCCCCTTTGAACAACATATCCACATCCTAAAATCTCTTTTACATTTCATCTAAAGCTGCTTGTGCTGTTTCCTTTGCTTCTTTCAATGCTTCTTCTGCAGGAACATTTTGCAGTTCTACTTTATCAGCTGCAATGGAGATTGCATCACGAATTTTTCCACCGGTTGGATCAACAAAGTATGGAATACCTGTTTGTGCTTGTTCGTATGGAACAGCAGCATATGGATTTTCTTCAATGAATTGTGCGTATTCTGGCACTTCCATCGCTGAATTTCTTACAGGAATATAACCAATTGCTTGTGACCACTCCGCACTTGTTTCAGCACTTGAGAAATAGCTCATAAATGCATATCCAGCAGCTTTTTCTTCGTCACTGATTATTTCTGGAATTGCCATGTATAGTGCATCTACGTTTGGTCTTCCTTCATTGCCATTTAAACCAGGTTGTGGTGCAGAGTCAATAATAGAGAAGTCTAGATCACCTTTATCACCAGATGAACCAGTGTAACCAAGTGCAGTTCCATTCATTACTTCGTCAATTGTTTTATACCAGTATTCCCAGCCTTGTCCACCAGAGTTTACCTTCATTGATTCTTCTTCATGAATTTGCTTGCGAACAAACTCCCATGCTTCAATCCATTCTGGACTATCGATTAACACTTCTTTGCCATCTTCACTTAAAACACTGCCGCCATTGCTTGTTGCGATATCAATTAAGTTGTCAGCGCCCCACATTGGCAGGTGACCATATTGCACAAGACCTTTTTCCTGTAATTCTTTAGAAGTTGTGGCTACATTTTCCCAAGTTGCGTAAGCTTCTTCTGGATCAATGCCTGCTTCTTCTAAAATATCCTTGCGATAGTACATTACTTGTGTTGTTCCATATGCTGGTAATGCGTATAATGAATCATTCATTTTTGCTGGTTCAATAAATACTTCTAAGAAATCTGCTTCATCGTAAATCTCATCTTCTGCAGTAAATTCATCTAATGGTGCGATTGCTTCTTTACTTACTAAATCATTAAGTGTTCCAAGACCCGTAATGAAAACCCCTGGCGCTGAGCCGGATGCAATCGATGCTTGCAGTTTTTGATATGTTTCTGAATAATCTGCTTGCGGAACTGGCGTTACAACAACATCTTCTTGAGAATTATTAAAGTTTTGCACGATTTCTTGCATTTTCTTATCAGCTTCACTTCCTAAGCCATACCAAAATTCAATTTCAACAGGACCTGATGCAGCTGAAGCATCAGCAGAATCATCTTCCGACCCTTCATCATTACTACCACAAGCGGCCATAAGTAACATTGCAATAGCTAAAACAAGTAATACATACCAATTTTTCTTCATTTCCATTCTCCTTTTATTGTTTTTTTATCCTTTAACACCACTATCACTGATTCCTTTAATGAACCACTTTTGTAAGAGTATAAATAAAATTAACAGTGGCAATACAGCTAAAACACTAGCTGCCATAATTAAAGGCCATTGATCGGCGAAAGTACCTGAGGTTGTAAAAAATCGATTTAGACCAACAGTAATTAAGTAATTTTCCTGGCTATTGACAATCAGTGAAGGCCAGAGGTAATTATTATACATTTGCACAAAGCTAATTAAGCCTACAGTAAAAATAGAGGATTTACACATTGGCATCATCACTTTTCTTAGAATGGCGAAATCATTCGCCCCTTCAGAACGAGCTGCTTCTATCATTTCCTTAGGTACCTGCATAAATGCTTGTCTCATCAGGAAGATGGTGAACACACTCGCAATATTAGAAATGATAATCCCTGTCAATGTATCAAGCAGGCCTAGCTTTGCAACAATTACATAGCTAGGTACATACGTTGCCGCTGCTGGCAGCATATACGTAATCAGAATCGAATTAAATAATATACTTTTACCTTTAAAGGTCATTTGTGTTAATGCATAAGCAATCATGCTGGAAAGAATGATTTGAAAAAAGACGATAACAATTGCTGTAAACGTACTATTGAATATATATAATCCAAATGGTGCGAGTTCTAGTGCACCTGCAAAGTTCCCCCATTGTGGATTACTCGGAAGCCAGTCCAGGGGTACAGCAAATATTTCTTCCGGTGTTTTCAATGCACTGAGAAACATCCAGACTAAAGGAAAAACCATTATAATACTGAAAATCGTTAGCAGTATATAGTGAACCATCTTCCTTGACTTCGATACCATTTCCATTTCTTGTTCAACTCCCTAATAATGGACCCAGCGTTTCGATCCGTAGAACATAATTAATGCCAGAGCACCAGTTAAGATAACAATGAGTGTTGCTAATGCGGTTGCTTGCCCCATGTTAAATTGCTCAAATGCCATCTGATAATATAGATACAATAAGGTTCTCGTACTGCCAGCAGGCCCACCTTGCGTCATGACTTGAATTTGGTCATATGCTTGAATCGAATCAATCGCAGAAATGATGACTAAAAATAAGGTAGTCGGAGAAACAAGTGGTATCACAATTGTTGTCATTCGCTGCAGCCAACCGGCGCCTTCAATATTACCTACCTCATATAATTCATCTGGAATTTTAGAAAGGGCATCGGCGTAAAATAACATTGCCCACCCTGCATTTTTCCAGACAGTCACAATAATAATCGCCCACATCGCCATCTCTGAATCCGTTAGCCATGATGGCTGTGGTAGATTAAACCACCCTAATACTTGATTGAGCAGTCCGACATCTGGTTCATAAATCCACGACCAAACGATTGACATAGCAACCATTGGTGTAATCCACGGAGCAAATAAGAATGCTTTAAATCCCGTCAGTCCCTTTAATCCTTTTCGTAATAATAATGCTAAAAGAAGTCCAAAGAATATCGTCGGCAGAATTGTCCAAAATCCGAAAAAGATTGTGTTTTTAAGTGCGCTGTAAAAATCGGCACTTGTGAGTGCATTCGTATAATTTTCTATTCCAACATAATCAAAGGTTGGGCTAATATAATCCCAGTTTGTAAAGCTTAGCCAAACGGATACTGCCATCGGAACAAACCAAAAAACGACTAAGGGGATCATAGGAATGCCGACAAAAAATAATAGTTTCCCTACATTACCGAATCGATTCACTTTTTCAACTCCTCACGATGAAGCAAAGATTGCTCTGTTACAGGGTCGAATAAATGAAATTTATGCTGGGCAAATTCAATATAAATTGTTTCTCCTGTTTCAATCTCATAATCTGGTCGCAAGCGAACGACCAGAGAGTCTCCATGCAGCTTCCCATAAACATAGAGATCGGAACCTAGCATTTCGATGAAGTCAACTTGCAACGGTATCCCAGTTTCTTTGTTGGACAGAACAATATCCTCTGGTCGAATACCGATGACCGCTTCCCCTTGCTTGTCAATTACAGCAGGCAATGCACCTAACCTGTCACCATTTGAAAATGTAAGCTGGTCGGTTGTTATCTTTCCTTTGAAAAAATTCATGGCAGGAGCACCTATAAAACTAGCAACAAACATATTTTCTGGATGATTGTAAATTTCCTTTGGTGTTCCGATTTGCTGAACATGTCCATCTTTTAGCACAACAATTCTTGATGCCATCGTCATTGCTTCTGTTTGGTCATGTGTAACGTAAATTGTTGTCGTTCCGAGCCTTTTATGTAAGTTAATAATTTCTTCTCGCATTTGCACACGCAGCTTTGCATCTAAATTTGATAATGGTTCATCCAT of Oceanobacillus zhaokaii contains these proteins:
- the lsrK gene encoding autoinducer-2 kinase produces the protein MAIDAGTGSVRVILFDTLGNEIHVSQSEWTHKEDKGYPGSMDFDVSRNIVIITDLIKETISKSNVDSKQIAAISTTSMREAIVLYDQFGKELWACANVDSRSNDEVTNLYQISETIEADIYRKSGQTFSLGAIPRILWVKNNLPETYKQIKNVTMLNDWITYRLTDVISVEPSNGCTTGLFDLKQRSWDSSIADQAGIRNDIFPVSYESGTIIGNVTEKMAVLTGLSTETVVVAGGGDAQLGCIGMGVIGEGSAAILGGSFWQYEYTTKNMQIDDKCRVRINCHAVPNTWQYEAIAFYPGLVMRWFRDSFCELEKYLEEQTGESIYSQMEKRARNVSVGSNGMLSTFSDKMNYISWKHAAPSFINYKLDSERFNKATFYRSIMENAAFVTKGNIDLINEITDTSPKEIIFAGGASKSELWCQIISDVLNTPIKVPVVRESTALGAAICAGVGANIFDSFDDAISKVVKFEKTYSPIKENHLVYIALYKKWEEIYKNQLELADKGLTEHMWIAPGLK
- a CDS encoding cupin domain-containing protein, with the translated sequence MGIVNENEREYRFGDSGPKYLMRGPRMNFGIVVLKPGQDFTAHYHNIMEENFYILEGELEIHIDQEAFHCKKGDFIHVEPKKVHYLINRGNTDFKAAFMLAPYQEKDKVEVEYQPYRK
- a CDS encoding cell wall-binding repeat-containing protein, yielding MHAMKKQSQLVLLAAMLAIFVVLPMHVGAEEATEFDFSIGEAKEQLTETKEVHVTNQDMNAELSITDNGQELYHKELSMITVTSIEKVNADGQEYAIISYRHDGSANGLYFEIVKLNESAVETVYTSEVYERARLEIAENKITLKYPKYEEDDARTEPSAIITQEFSITDNQVVEGKGKEEQVEFATNALQAEGTKKNPSFSEINKILTEESLKANVSPEIVKAIALQESGWEQYWGSVPKSIQACDNYDGTNVKLGYDCIGIGIMQISDYRFMKDGPEKDAYIDRLKTDIRFNIQEGIKILNEKWGFHRSGIIPTINDNDPLVIENWYFAVMAYNGMLPRNNPLERPFSPYGAYQEEVFELLNDYTLIDINPFPTHLLDPYTLENGQLRFETLNFKVTGPQHYSSQSLVKGDTAYTTAQSLNIRNAPNGDVIGSLSKGSKVTITGGYAGNNSKYNQYVWLPIRTSNGQNAWVSSSYLNKNDYIDVHRLEGYSRYDTSVSIANHGWHWDQPTSVVIGRGDDPIDALTGSVLASGLDSPLILTKTKELPASVERELNRLNPTGIVYILGGENVISEDVENKLKQKFGNNRVIRIAGYSRFETASKVAKEVDEHSNVSEVIVTTGDSNSSDPLAIAPYAGENNIPILLTGRSRGESLNKEVRTFIQDNNIKKVTIIGGELAVSKSAEAELQRLVGSANVKRVFGKSRFDTNIAIINTFYDSKAIDKLLVSQGMETADALSASPFAAKLEAPIVLTQANKLPAETKAWLNGRISTRPNLYFLGGNVAINENVRNEIVKLIR
- a CDS encoding FAD-binding oxidoreductase, which translates into the protein MSLQTIINDSERLLLGEQISDVYKKDAYVTDVVDVQAVALVKTTDEVRKLVNYAIEQDLKIIARGAGTGVAGAQVPIHGNELIIDVSQMKQIIELDEATMTLTVEPGVLLSEIQEYVESRGYFYPPDPGSKHSTIGGNVATNAGGMRAVKYGTTRDYVRAMEVVMPTGETVELGSLNIKSSSGYDLKNLLIGSEGTLGIITQIKLKVLPLPKYKQSVLLAFDSVTSATDGVLTILSNGIEPTALELFERGTIAYSEKFTKELLPLQLGDAYVLMTLDDNEMQSITRRVKVVEQLVQNKAIAALTLNKEQEKSAWKLRDYILVALMEFTEFEMLDEVVPINRFAEMISYTKELQRKHGIRVINFGHAGDGNIHTVLMKEDLEQEIWTAKREALLADLYEKVANLGGLPSAEHGIGIIKKSYLEKMINPVELNLMRKVKNAIDPDDRLNPGKLI
- a CDS encoding YdcF family protein; amino-acid sequence: MLKRLSYIITTLFGIQLLFLLARRFLIVNERPKKADVIIVLSGGPGRLEKGAALFKEGNADQLMLTNSNDTWATAQEAIELGIPEDKLILEERAISTHTNAIYALEKMKEQQLTSAIIISSDFHMRRVRYIFSKVYENTGIELTFVAAPYLKNDFLMEGWEIQTIFYEWVKTFGYWLGAYEVAEKD
- a CDS encoding HAD family hydrolase, whose amino-acid sequence is MIKGILFDKDGTLIEFNSLWVESTYEMIHTLVKEYANTDYAQKCEEIANLIGLEGHQVREDSILASGTSEQMSATIATVLHADQQQVHQKINTFLYEETVRNSNNIKAIGDIRKLFEKLKQDNFTIGIVTADNYDITDYTLRYLGIREHVDFIGTASNYERKPNIEAMQAFCNACHLEKNEVIHVGDSVVDMEFSRHGRLGVGVLSGVGTEDTLRKYTPYIIENVHDLFDQNDKFIFEGK
- a CDS encoding CehA/McbA family metallohydrolase — protein: MIELKINQDITSNKLNQAFTFNVPDNVSSVSFQIETEQALWLTYMVYDEKKELRAQYVRGMTPQPVTVHNERENTSANTISGPVKAGEWTIDFAVITKDDVTALTDWATCTILFDAELETAVLGDLYSWHDGETATFQLNAYDKELIFNAEKAWYKGDFHTHTIYTDGKMTRKENMQSAANQKLDFFVATDHNIVPTSWFDRTDILVIPGVEVTAPLGHFNIISTLTSPFTKQRLADMETEEGMNKIINHHYGDDSIISINHPFLTEWKWLLKETPLDKVDTMEICNDPTYPFNKQATEFALLAWNKLLNDGYQITGIGGSDSHLKPDETYDGSDIPSLIGDPGTFVYCDQLTAANVVKALKKGNVTVSRGERVQFGIDDLISGNQCSQNKGVATASVETDEAIYFEWVIDGEIVAREDGNRSECAYDFNNDPGFHWVRVDVRFADGSFYGFSNPIYFGEKQPTMKKWGELLELVEDQIND
- a CDS encoding ABC transporter substrate-binding protein, with amino-acid sequence MKKNWYVLLVLAIAMLLMAACGSNDEGSEDDSADASAASGPVEIEFWYGLGSEADKKMQEIVQNFNNSQEDVVVTPVPQADYSETYQKLQASIASGSAPGVFITGLGTLNDLVSKEAIAPLDEFTAEDEIYDEADFLEVFIEPAKMNDSLYALPAYGTTQVMYYRKDILEEAGIDPEEAYATWENVATTSKELQEKGLVQYGHLPMWGADNLIDIATSNGGSVLSEDGKEVLIDSPEWIEAWEFVRKQIHEEESMKVNSGGQGWEYWYKTIDEVMNGTALGYTGSSGDKGDLDFSIIDSAPQPGLNGNEGRPNVDALYMAIPEIISDEEKAAGYAFMSYFSSAETSAEWSQAIGYIPVRNSAMEVPEYAQFIEENPYAAVPYEQAQTGIPYFVDPTGGKIRDAISIAADKVELQNVPAEEALKEAKETAQAALDEM